The following coding sequences lie in one Takifugu flavidus isolate HTHZ2018 chromosome 4, ASM371156v2, whole genome shotgun sequence genomic window:
- the camk1b gene encoding calcium/calmodulin-dependent protein kinase type 1 isoform X2 yields the protein MPLGDDGHAWKTKTADVKDHYDFKKVLGMGAFSEVFLAEEKKTKRLVAIKCIQKKALKGKENSIENEVAVLQKIKHPNIVSLEDLFESKSHRYLVMQLVSGGELFDRIIAKGFYTEKDASKLIQQVLDAVKYLHDIGIIHRDLKPENLLYYSMDEDSKIMISDFGLSKIEEVDNMMSTACGTPGYVAPEVLAQIPYSKTVDCWSIGVISYILLCGYPPFYDESDANLFAQIIKAQYEFDSPYWDDISDSAKDFIVHLMEKDPNKRYTCEQALQHPWIAGDTALDRNIHESISAQIKKNFAKLKWKQAFNATAVIRHMKQLQLGTSTEGPGPNPSQAHLLLPHEDAEHCEGGCSQSAGGDADPMSNCA from the exons ATGCCGCTGGGTGACGATGGCCAtgcctggaaaacaaagacCGCAGATGTGAAAGATCACTACGACTTCAAAAAAGTCCTGGGAAT gggCGCGTTCTCCGAGGTGTTCCTGGCCGAGGAGAAGAAAACCAAGAGGTTAGTGGCCATCAAGTGCATCCAAAAGAAGGCTTTAAAAGGCAAGGAAAACAGCATCGAGAACGAGGTCGCCGTCCTGCAAAA GATCAAACATCCCAACATCGTTTCCCTGGAAGATCTCTTTGAGAGCAAATCACACCGCTACCTTGTCATGCAACT ggTGTCTGGCGGGGAGCTCTTTGATCGGATCATAGCAAAGGGCTTCTACACGGAGAAGGATGCCAGTAAGCTCATCCAGCAGGTTTTAGACGCTGTCAAATACCTCCATGACATAGGCATCATCCACAGAGACCTCAAG CCAGAAAATCTGCTGTATTACAGCATGGATGAAGATTCTAAGATCATGATCAGCGACTTCGGGCTGTCAAAAATCGAAGAGGTGGACAACATGATGTCTACGGCCTGCGGGACGCCAGGATATGTTG CCCCTGAGGTTTTGGCTCAGATACCCTACAGCAAAACTGTGGACTGCTGGTCTATTGGTGTCATATCCTACATTCT CCTGTGTGGTTACCCTCCATTCTACGACGAGAGCGACGCCAACCTGTTTGCACAGATTATCAAGGCCCAATATGAGTTTGACTCTCCGTACTGGGACGACATCTCCGACTCAG CTAAAGATTTTATCGTCCACCTGATGGAGAAGGACCCCAACAAACGCTACACCTGTGAGCAGGCCCTGCAGCACCCCTG GATCGCGGGAGACACGGCTCTGGATAGGAACATACACGAGTCCATCAGCGCTCAGATCAAGAAGAATTTTGCGAAGCTCAAATGGAAG CAAGCTTTCAACGCCACAGCAGTGATCCGCCacatgaagcagctgcagctgggcACCAGTACCGAGGGACCCGGCCCAAACCCCAGCCAAGCTCACCTCTTGCTGCCACATGAAGATGCAG AACACTGTGAGGGAGGGTGCTCGCAGAGCGCCGGCGGCGACGCCGACCCAATGTCCAACTGCGCCTAA
- the camk1b gene encoding calcium/calmodulin-dependent protein kinase type 1 isoform X1, producing the protein MGNHIVSDHNNKKMPLGDDGHAWKTKTADVKDHYDFKKVLGMGAFSEVFLAEEKKTKRLVAIKCIQKKALKGKENSIENEVAVLQKIKHPNIVSLEDLFESKSHRYLVMQLVSGGELFDRIIAKGFYTEKDASKLIQQVLDAVKYLHDIGIIHRDLKPENLLYYSMDEDSKIMISDFGLSKIEEVDNMMSTACGTPGYVAPEVLAQIPYSKTVDCWSIGVISYILLCGYPPFYDESDANLFAQIIKAQYEFDSPYWDDISDSAKDFIVHLMEKDPNKRYTCEQALQHPWIAGDTALDRNIHESISAQIKKNFAKLKWKQAFNATAVIRHMKQLQLGTSTEGPGPNPSQAHLLLPHEDAEHCEGGCSQSAGGDADPMSNCA; encoded by the exons ATGGGAAACCA TATTGTTTCTGACCATAACAACAAAAAGATGCCGCTGGGTGACGATGGCCAtgcctggaaaacaaagacCGCAGATGTGAAAGATCACTACGACTTCAAAAAAGTCCTGGGAAT gggCGCGTTCTCCGAGGTGTTCCTGGCCGAGGAGAAGAAAACCAAGAGGTTAGTGGCCATCAAGTGCATCCAAAAGAAGGCTTTAAAAGGCAAGGAAAACAGCATCGAGAACGAGGTCGCCGTCCTGCAAAA GATCAAACATCCCAACATCGTTTCCCTGGAAGATCTCTTTGAGAGCAAATCACACCGCTACCTTGTCATGCAACT ggTGTCTGGCGGGGAGCTCTTTGATCGGATCATAGCAAAGGGCTTCTACACGGAGAAGGATGCCAGTAAGCTCATCCAGCAGGTTTTAGACGCTGTCAAATACCTCCATGACATAGGCATCATCCACAGAGACCTCAAG CCAGAAAATCTGCTGTATTACAGCATGGATGAAGATTCTAAGATCATGATCAGCGACTTCGGGCTGTCAAAAATCGAAGAGGTGGACAACATGATGTCTACGGCCTGCGGGACGCCAGGATATGTTG CCCCTGAGGTTTTGGCTCAGATACCCTACAGCAAAACTGTGGACTGCTGGTCTATTGGTGTCATATCCTACATTCT CCTGTGTGGTTACCCTCCATTCTACGACGAGAGCGACGCCAACCTGTTTGCACAGATTATCAAGGCCCAATATGAGTTTGACTCTCCGTACTGGGACGACATCTCCGACTCAG CTAAAGATTTTATCGTCCACCTGATGGAGAAGGACCCCAACAAACGCTACACCTGTGAGCAGGCCCTGCAGCACCCCTG GATCGCGGGAGACACGGCTCTGGATAGGAACATACACGAGTCCATCAGCGCTCAGATCAAGAAGAATTTTGCGAAGCTCAAATGGAAG CAAGCTTTCAACGCCACAGCAGTGATCCGCCacatgaagcagctgcagctgggcACCAGTACCGAGGGACCCGGCCCAAACCCCAGCCAAGCTCACCTCTTGCTGCCACATGAAGATGCAG AACACTGTGAGGGAGGGTGCTCGCAGAGCGCCGGCGGCGACGCCGACCCAATGTCCAACTGCGCCTAA
- the nek4 gene encoding serine/threonine-protein kinase Nek4 produces MMNNYISIRVVGKGSYGEVNLVKHKTDRQQYVIKKLNLITSSKRERRAAEQEAQLLSELRHPNIVTYRESWEGEDCQLYIVMGFCEGGDLYHRLKQQKGELLPERQVVEWFVQIAMALEYLHGRNILHRDLKTQNIFLTKLNIIKVGDLGIARVLENQNDMASTLIGTPYYMSPELFSNKPYNHKSDVWALGCCVYEMSTLKHAFNARDMNSLVYRIVQGKLPQMPSKYDPHLGELIKCMLCKRPEDRPDVKVILRQPYIKGQIALFLKATKEKTAKSKKKTVSSVDCNTNAASSVTSPPKREKSARCESQAGGKQLRKEEKSHQRKAWNSVSEETPVQAASSPKPSSPDALKASSVSLATISNINIDMDEDLRKKELQGSQSGVSPSQALSHNKGRGKPDSSAPSVDPPLDLKSLSGDDIKEGEECVSKGLHIHQEKQTTNEDNTTDLLKDNNVKVSGLALKTCRTITNDTVTLLKGAPSHHPSEMHESLESTEKLLEPLPAVEESTSASETAAPQQHGGRGAGPAAENIEDKAPRALPPLPTVSVDLEGSGKSKRSPEGKNASAATISSPGSCNNVFLAPKLDRLTARERRRLKKSQEISTETGGGVKSSPDVITLKDEHLHHPVTRSVSDVPNIKDRPLTARERRRLRQSQESTSNTTGFVTRPHSDVIQDDHDYAPILRSFSDLTTSSKLSRLPKPRSGEDEGTSSTSSTEQSDVDYRERKAESCDMQDLVQMMTQTLRMDIEDSVNEADKGIFGLTALPEFKLNGKYRDTLALHGKSGEEAQGSTSGPAKIRRAIEHLRTDVVKGLGIKLLDNIMEIMEEEDDNKREQCLRHRMGDEKYQAYAVMVRQLKFLEDVAFKV; encoded by the exons atgatgaaTAATTACATTTCCATCAGGGTTGTTGGGAAAGGCAGCTACGGAGAGGTGAACTTggtgaaacacaaaacagacagacagcag TATGTTATCAAGAAGCTGAATTTGATCACCTCCTCCAAGCGAGAACGGCGTGCTGCAGAGCAGGAGGCGCAGCTTCTGTCTGAGCTGCGACATCCCAACATTGTGACATACAGGGAGTCTTGGGAGGGAGAGGACTGCCAGCTCTACATTGTGATGGGTTTCTGTGAAGGTGGTGACCTGTATCATCGTCTCAAGCAGCAAAAAGGGGAACTCTTACCTGAGAGACAGGTGGTGGAGTGGTTTGTCCAGATAGCCATGGCACTGGAG TACCTGCATGGAAGGAACATTCTTCACCGGGACCTTAAAACACAGAACATCTTCTTGACAAAGCTTAACATCATAAAAGTCGGAGACCTTGGCATTGCCCGAGTATTGGAGAACCAGAATGATATGGCCAGCACACTTATAGGGACCCCTTACTACATGAGTCCAGAGCTTTTCTCAAACAAGCCCTACAATCACAAG TCTGATGTTTGGGCCCTGGGTTGCTGTGTGTATGAAATGTCCACACTGAAACATGCCTTCAATGCCAGAGACATGAACTCACTGGTCTATCGCATTGTACAAGGAAAG TTGCCGCAGATGCCCAGTAAGTACGATCCACACCTAGGAGAGCTGATAAAATGCATGCTGTGTAAGAGACCCGAAGACAGGCCTGATGTCAAAGTCATCCTTCGGCAGCCCTACATCAAGGGACAGATCGCGCTGTTCCTCAAAGCTACTAAAGA AAAAACTGctaaatctaaaaagaaaacagtgagcAGTGTAGACTGCAATACCAACGCTGCATCATCAGTCACATCTCCGCCAAAACGTGAGAAAAGTGCCAGATGTGAAAGTCAGGCTGGAGGGAAACAG CTCCGAAAAGAAGAGAAATCACACCAGCGCAAAGCATGGAACAGCGTCAGTGAGGAAACTCCGGTCCAAGCAGCTTCATCGCCCAAACCTTCCTCGCCTGATGCTCTCAAAGCCAGCTCTGTCTCCCTGGCAACCATCAGCAACATTAATATTGATATGGATGAGGACCTGAGGAAGAAAGAGCTGCAGGGCTCACAGTCGGGTGTGTCACCCTCTCAGGCTCTGAGTCACAACAAGGGAAGAGGGAAACCAGATTCCTCCGCTCCTTCTGTTGACCCTCCACTGGATCTCAAGTCTCTGTCAGGTGATGACATtaaggaaggagaggagtgtGTTTCCAAAGGATTACACATCCATCAAGAAAAACAGACCACAAATGAGGATAATACCACGGACTTACTTAAAGATAACAATGTAAAAGTTTCTGGACTGGCTTTGAAAACATGTAGAACCATAACAAACGACACTGTGACTCTGCTTAAAGGTGCTCCATCACACCATCCATCAGAAATGCAC GAAAGCCTAGAATCTACTGAAAAGCTATTAGAGCCACTTCCTGCAGTG GAGGAATCTACCTCAGCGTCAGAAACGGCTGCACCGCAGCAGCACGGAGGGAGGGGCGCAGGACCAGCAGCTGAGAATATAGAGGACAAG GCACCGAGAGCTCTACCTCCACTTCCCACCGTGAGTGTTGACCTGGAGGGCAGCGGGAAGAGCAAACGGAGCCCAGAGGGCAAGAATGCAAGTGCAGCTACGATCTCATCACCCGGTTCCTGTAATAATGTATTCCTGGCACCAAAACTG GATCGTCTGACTGCtagggagaggagaaggctgAAAAAGTCACAGGAGATTTCCACTGAAACGG GTGGCGGTGTTAAAAGTTCACCTGATGTTATTACTCTCAAAGATGAGCACCTCCATCATCCAGTTACCAGATCAGTGTCAGACGTCCCCAACATCAAG GATCGTCCCCTGACTGCCAGAGAGCGGAGAAGGCTGAGGCAATCGCAGGAGAGTACCAGCAACACCACAG GTTTTGTTACAAGGCCGCACTCTGATGTCATCCAGGATGATCACGACTATGCCCCGATTTTGAGATCTTTTTCAGATCTTACCACCAGCAGTAAG CTAAGCAGGTTGCCGAAGCCAAGGTCGGGTGAAGATGAGGGCACCTCGTCTACAAGTTCGACTGAACAATCAGATGTGGATTACAGGGAAAG GAAGGCTGAATCCTGCGACATGCAGGATTTAGTCCAGATGATGACCCAGACTTTGAGAATGGATATTGAAGACAGTGTGAATGAGGCAGACAAAGGCATCTTTGGTCTGACAGCACTGCCTGAATTTAAGCTTAACGGGAAGTACCGAGATACTCTGGCACTTCACGGGAAGTCTGGAGAGGAAGCACAAG GCTCCACATCTGGCCCAGCCAAGATACGCAGAGCCATAGAACACCTGAGGACAGATGTCGTTAAGGGCCTGGGAATCAAGCTGCTGGACAACATCATGGAAATcatggaagaggaagatgacaaCAAGAGAGAG CAATGCCTTCGTCACCGTATGGGTGATGAGAAGTATCAAGCTTATGCTGTCATGGTGAGGCAGCTGAAGTTTCTGGAGGATGTTGCCTTTAAGGTTTAG
- the spcs1 gene encoding signal peptidase complex subunit 1 — protein sequence MLSIFKTIPTHMDYKGQKLAEQIFQGIILVSAVIGFVYGLIIEQFGWTVYIVLAGFAVSCVLTLPPWPMYRKNPLSWQPPIPEIGGETSQKPPEGIKKKKHK from the exons ATGCTGTcgatttttaaaacaattccaACGCACATG GATTATAAAGGTCAGAAGTTGGCTGAACAAATTTTCCAAGGAATAATACTAGTCTCAGCG GTCATTGGGTTTGTCTATGGGCTGATAATTGAACAGTTTGGGTGGACAGTCTACATTGTGTTGGCTGGATTTGCTGTGTCCTGTGTG CTGACCCTGCCTCCATGGCCAATGTACAGAAAGAATCCTTTGTCTTGGCAGCCACCCATTCCAGAGATTGGTGGGGAGACCAGCCAGAAACCTCCAGAAGGtatcaagaagaagaagcacaaATAA
- the glt8d1 gene encoding glycosyltransferase 8 domain-containing protein 1 isoform X1, whose product MVFIIRTGPTDKAVTMTFRRVNLIILVLLAVAFLIIVERNLLNLSEFLYKESPDADIVLPFESELSPDLRVQMARKGEEIPVLITASEDRLGAVIAAMNSVYHNSKANVAFTIVTLNDTVDHLKAWLSKTKLKHVNYKIIIFEPGLLSGRISKDAKTMETVKPLTFARFYIPAYLPEAEKAIYLDDDIVVQGDIQELYETKIRPGHAAAFSDDCDSASAKGIVRGAGNQNNYIGFLDFKKEAIKKLGMRANTCSFNPGVIIANLTEWKNQNITQQLQHWMELNTQEDLYTKTLAESVTTPPLLIVFYKRHSTIDPMWHVRHLGTSGAGNRYSPQFVKAAKLLHWNGHYKPWGRTSSFTDVWDKWFISDPTGKFHPVRRHSGEK is encoded by the exons ATGGTATTTATCATACGGACTGGACCGACGGATAAAGCTGTTACTATGACATTCAGAAGAG taAACCTGATCATCCTAGTGTTGCTGGCTGTTGCCTTCCTTATCATTGTTGAACGAAATCTACTTAATTTGAGTGAATTTTTGTACAAGGAAAGCCCAG ATGCAGACATTGTCCTCCCCTTTGAGTCAGAGCTGTCCCCAGATTTGAGGGTCCAGATGgcgaggaaaggagaggagatcCCTGTCCTCATTACTGCATCTGAAGATAGACTTGGAGCTGTGATTGCTGCTATGAACAGTGTTTACCATAACAGTAAAGCCAATGTTGCCTTCACCATTGTTACCCTGAATGACACTGTGGACCACTTAAA GGCGTGGCTCAGTAAGACAAAGCTAAAACATGTCAATTATAAGATAATTATTTTTGAGCCTGGACTTTTAAGCGGGAGGATATCCAAAGATGCAAAGACAATGGAAACAGTAAAACCG TTAACCTTTGCAAGATTTTATATCCCTGCCTATCTACCTGAGGCAGAGAAAGCCATCTATTTGGATGATGATATTGTTGTACAAG GAGACATTCAGGAGTTGTATGAAACTAAAATCCGACCAGGACACGCGGCTGCCTTCTCAGATGACTGTGATTCTGCCTCTGCTAAGGGAATTGTTCGAGGAGCGGGAAATCAG aataattataTAGGTTTCTTGGATTTCAAGAAAGAGGCGATTAAAAAGCTGGGGATGAGAGCCAACACGTGTAGCTTTAACCCTGGTGTCATCATTGCCAATCTGACTGAGTGGAAGAACCAGAACAtcactcagcagctgcagcactggATGGAGCTGAACACACA GGAAGATCTGTACACTAAGACACTGGCAGAAAGTGTCACGACTCCTCCACTGCTCATCGTTTTCTACAAGCGTCACTCCACCATCGACCCCATGTGGCACGTCCGACACCTCG GCACCAGTGGAGCTGGAAACCGTTACTCCCCTCAGTTTGTGAAAGCTGCCAAACTCCTCCACTGGAATGGACACTATAAACCGTGGGGGAGAACGTCCTCATTTACTGACGTGTGGGACAAATGGTTCATCTCAGACCCCACAGGGAAATTCCATCCCGTTCGAAGACATTCGGGGGAAAAATAA
- the glt8d1 gene encoding glycosyltransferase 8 domain-containing protein 1 isoform X2 translates to MARKGEEIPVLITASEDRLGAVIAAMNSVYHNSKANVAFTIVTLNDTVDHLKAWLSKTKLKHVNYKIIIFEPGLLSGRISKDAKTMETVKPLTFARFYIPAYLPEAEKAIYLDDDIVVQGDIQELYETKIRPGHAAAFSDDCDSASAKGIVRGAGNQNNYIGFLDFKKEAIKKLGMRANTCSFNPGVIIANLTEWKNQNITQQLQHWMELNTQEDLYTKTLAESVTTPPLLIVFYKRHSTIDPMWHVRHLGTSGAGNRYSPQFVKAAKLLHWNGHYKPWGRTSSFTDVWDKWFISDPTGKFHPVRRHSGEK, encoded by the exons ATGgcgaggaaaggagaggagatcCCTGTCCTCATTACTGCATCTGAAGATAGACTTGGAGCTGTGATTGCTGCTATGAACAGTGTTTACCATAACAGTAAAGCCAATGTTGCCTTCACCATTGTTACCCTGAATGACACTGTGGACCACTTAAA GGCGTGGCTCAGTAAGACAAAGCTAAAACATGTCAATTATAAGATAATTATTTTTGAGCCTGGACTTTTAAGCGGGAGGATATCCAAAGATGCAAAGACAATGGAAACAGTAAAACCG TTAACCTTTGCAAGATTTTATATCCCTGCCTATCTACCTGAGGCAGAGAAAGCCATCTATTTGGATGATGATATTGTTGTACAAG GAGACATTCAGGAGTTGTATGAAACTAAAATCCGACCAGGACACGCGGCTGCCTTCTCAGATGACTGTGATTCTGCCTCTGCTAAGGGAATTGTTCGAGGAGCGGGAAATCAG aataattataTAGGTTTCTTGGATTTCAAGAAAGAGGCGATTAAAAAGCTGGGGATGAGAGCCAACACGTGTAGCTTTAACCCTGGTGTCATCATTGCCAATCTGACTGAGTGGAAGAACCAGAACAtcactcagcagctgcagcactggATGGAGCTGAACACACA GGAAGATCTGTACACTAAGACACTGGCAGAAAGTGTCACGACTCCTCCACTGCTCATCGTTTTCTACAAGCGTCACTCCACCATCGACCCCATGTGGCACGTCCGACACCTCG GCACCAGTGGAGCTGGAAACCGTTACTCCCCTCAGTTTGTGAAAGCTGCCAAACTCCTCCACTGGAATGGACACTATAAACCGTGGGGGAGAACGTCCTCATTTACTGACGTGTGGGACAAATGGTTCATCTCAGACCCCACAGGGAAATTCCATCCCGTTCGAAGACATTCGGGGGAAAAATAA
- the gnl3 gene encoding guanine nucleotide-binding protein-like 3 isoform X2 — MKRPKLKKASKRMSCSKRYKIQKKVREHHKKLRKEAKKKGVSKRVKKDPGVPSIAPFKEEVLREAEQRRQQIEEEKQRNKEAKKEQRAQKRKQTKEPGSKEAEPSAKKARQVERQKNSENQKAANRNSNKHLCSELNKVIDASDVVIEVLDARDPLGYRCPQLEEAVLQREGNKKLLLVLSKIDLVPKENLQKWIKCLQAEFPVVAFKSSAQLRTTKVRSKRKRISVSNEILDQSRAATCAGNNCLTQILTRLAAKTKNGAPLKVGVVGFPNVGKSSLINILKGSLVCLSGVKKGTTRSMQEVNVSNTVKLLDSPGLIASPTNPQASMALRGLTAEEDTNAALEAVGCLLKQCDQTLITLQYNIPNFRNALEFLTMLAKKRGYLQKGGLPNTEQAATVFLADWTGPKLSYHCRGQDSHCPPAYVTDDVVSKMQDGWDLKALQKGNEETLKSVRFPNLSSSVTFTSKGPTAGLVNVSDIPKESPASTERELGQNGNNESKETSEEQNEEEKLKEPPKASVKKKTARVHFKPVPTDLSLASDDTYDFNTDFK, encoded by the exons ATGAAGCGACCAA AGTTGAAGAAGGCCAGTAAGCGGATGTCATGTTCGAAACGTTATAAGATCCAGAAAAAG GTTCGGGAACACCACAAAAAACTGAGAAAAGAGGCGAAAAAGAAAGGAGTGAGCAAGCGGGTGAAGAAGGACCCTGGCGTGCCGAGCATTGCTCCCTTCAAAGAAGAGGTCCTGCGAGAGGCCGAGCAAAGGAGGCAACAG atcgaggaagaaaaacaacggAACAAAGAAGCTAAAAAAGAACAGAGAGCCCAGAAgagaaaacaaactaaagagCCTGGAAGCAAAGAAGCTGAGCCCAGTGCCAAAAAGGCTCGGCAG GTGGAAAGGCAGAAGAATTCAGAAAATCAGAAAGCTGCCAACAGGAACTCCAATAAGCATCTTTGCTCTGAGTTAAACAAG GTAATCGATGCATCTGATGTGGTGATAGAAGTGCTTGATGCTCGTGACCCCCTGGGCTATCGATgtccacagctggaggaggcagtgCTACAAAGAGAAGGAAACAAGAAGCTGCTTCTGGTTCTAAGCAAAATAG ATCTGGTACCAAAGGAAAACCTACAGAAGTGGATTAAGTGCTTACAAGCAGAGTTTCCGGTTGTGGCTTTTAAATCTTCAGCACAGCTGAGGACCACCAAAGTG CGCTCCAAGAGGAAAAGAATATCCGTCTCTAATGAAATCCTAGACCAATCCAGAGCAGCCACATGTGCTGGAAACAACTGTCTAACGCAGATCTTGACAAGATTGGCTGCCAAAACAAAGAATGGTGCTCCGCTGAAAGTGGGTGTAGTTG GCTTTCCTAATGTTGGAAAAAGCAGCCTCATCAACATTTTAAAGGGGAGCCTCGTCTGCCTTTCAGGTGTCAAGAAAGGCACCACAAG ATCCATGCAAGAGGTGAACGTTTCAAACACTGTGAAGCTGTTGGACAGTCCAGGACTGATCGCCTCACCAACCAACCCACAAGCCTCTATGGCTCTGAGGGGTCTGACGGCGGAGGAGGACACCAACGCTGCTCTGGAAGCGGTTGGCTGTCTGCTCAAGCAGTGCGACCAGACACTG ATTACGCTTCAGTATAATATCCCTAACTTCCGGAACGCTTTGGAATTTCTGACCATGCTCGCCAAGAAGCGTGGATACCTGCAGAAGGGCGGACTCCCAAACACAGAGCAGGCGGCCACAGTTTTCCTGGCTGATTGGACCGG ACCCAAGCTCAGCTACCACTGCAGAGGCCAGGACAGCCACTGCCCCCCTGCCTACGTGACTGATGATGTGGTCTCGAAGATGCAGGATGGCTGGGACCTGAAGGCGCTTCAGAAGGGCAATGAGGAAACTTTAAAAA GTGTCAGGTTTCCAAACCTGTCCAGTAGTGTAACCTTCACCTCCAAAGGACCGACTGCAGGTCTGGTGAATGTCAGCGACATCCCCAAGGAAAGTCCTGCGTCCACAGAAAGAGAATTAGGCCAAAATGGAAACAATGAG TCCAAAGAAACTTCTGAGGAGcaaaatgaagaggaaaaactCAAGGAACCCCCAAAGGCGTCTGTCAaaa AGAAAACAGCCCGTGTTCATTTCAAGCCTGTCCCCACTGACCTAAGCCTGGCTTCAGACGACACCTATGACTTCaacacagattttaaatga
- the gnl3 gene encoding guanine nucleotide-binding protein-like 3 isoform X1 — protein MKRPKLKKASKRMSCSKRYKIQKKVREHHKKLRKEAKKKGVSKRVKKDPGVPSIAPFKEEVLREAEQRRQQIEEEKQRNKEAKKEQRAQKRKQTKEPGSKEAEPSAKKARQVERQKNSENQKAANRNSNKHLCSELNKVIDASDVVIEVLDARDPLGYRCPQLEEAVLQREGNKKLLLVLSKIDLVPKENLQKWIKCLQAEFPVVAFKSSAQLRTTKVQRSKRKRISVSNEILDQSRAATCAGNNCLTQILTRLAAKTKNGAPLKVGVVGFPNVGKSSLINILKGSLVCLSGVKKGTTRSMQEVNVSNTVKLLDSPGLIASPTNPQASMALRGLTAEEDTNAALEAVGCLLKQCDQTLITLQYNIPNFRNALEFLTMLAKKRGYLQKGGLPNTEQAATVFLADWTGPKLSYHCRGQDSHCPPAYVTDDVVSKMQDGWDLKALQKGNEETLKSVRFPNLSSSVTFTSKGPTAGLVNVSDIPKESPASTERELGQNGNNESKETSEEQNEEEKLKEPPKASVKKKTARVHFKPVPTDLSLASDDTYDFNTDFK, from the exons ATGAAGCGACCAA AGTTGAAGAAGGCCAGTAAGCGGATGTCATGTTCGAAACGTTATAAGATCCAGAAAAAG GTTCGGGAACACCACAAAAAACTGAGAAAAGAGGCGAAAAAGAAAGGAGTGAGCAAGCGGGTGAAGAAGGACCCTGGCGTGCCGAGCATTGCTCCCTTCAAAGAAGAGGTCCTGCGAGAGGCCGAGCAAAGGAGGCAACAG atcgaggaagaaaaacaacggAACAAAGAAGCTAAAAAAGAACAGAGAGCCCAGAAgagaaaacaaactaaagagCCTGGAAGCAAAGAAGCTGAGCCCAGTGCCAAAAAGGCTCGGCAG GTGGAAAGGCAGAAGAATTCAGAAAATCAGAAAGCTGCCAACAGGAACTCCAATAAGCATCTTTGCTCTGAGTTAAACAAG GTAATCGATGCATCTGATGTGGTGATAGAAGTGCTTGATGCTCGTGACCCCCTGGGCTATCGATgtccacagctggaggaggcagtgCTACAAAGAGAAGGAAACAAGAAGCTGCTTCTGGTTCTAAGCAAAATAG ATCTGGTACCAAAGGAAAACCTACAGAAGTGGATTAAGTGCTTACAAGCAGAGTTTCCGGTTGTGGCTTTTAAATCTTCAGCACAGCTGAGGACCACCAAAGTG CAGCGCTCCAAGAGGAAAAGAATATCCGTCTCTAATGAAATCCTAGACCAATCCAGAGCAGCCACATGTGCTGGAAACAACTGTCTAACGCAGATCTTGACAAGATTGGCTGCCAAAACAAAGAATGGTGCTCCGCTGAAAGTGGGTGTAGTTG GCTTTCCTAATGTTGGAAAAAGCAGCCTCATCAACATTTTAAAGGGGAGCCTCGTCTGCCTTTCAGGTGTCAAGAAAGGCACCACAAG ATCCATGCAAGAGGTGAACGTTTCAAACACTGTGAAGCTGTTGGACAGTCCAGGACTGATCGCCTCACCAACCAACCCACAAGCCTCTATGGCTCTGAGGGGTCTGACGGCGGAGGAGGACACCAACGCTGCTCTGGAAGCGGTTGGCTGTCTGCTCAAGCAGTGCGACCAGACACTG ATTACGCTTCAGTATAATATCCCTAACTTCCGGAACGCTTTGGAATTTCTGACCATGCTCGCCAAGAAGCGTGGATACCTGCAGAAGGGCGGACTCCCAAACACAGAGCAGGCGGCCACAGTTTTCCTGGCTGATTGGACCGG ACCCAAGCTCAGCTACCACTGCAGAGGCCAGGACAGCCACTGCCCCCCTGCCTACGTGACTGATGATGTGGTCTCGAAGATGCAGGATGGCTGGGACCTGAAGGCGCTTCAGAAGGGCAATGAGGAAACTTTAAAAA GTGTCAGGTTTCCAAACCTGTCCAGTAGTGTAACCTTCACCTCCAAAGGACCGACTGCAGGTCTGGTGAATGTCAGCGACATCCCCAAGGAAAGTCCTGCGTCCACAGAAAGAGAATTAGGCCAAAATGGAAACAATGAG TCCAAAGAAACTTCTGAGGAGcaaaatgaagaggaaaaactCAAGGAACCCCCAAAGGCGTCTGTCAaaa AGAAAACAGCCCGTGTTCATTTCAAGCCTGTCCCCACTGACCTAAGCCTGGCTTCAGACGACACCTATGACTTCaacacagattttaaatga